From Segatella copri, the proteins below share one genomic window:
- a CDS encoding glycosyltransferase family 2 protein yields MIKFTVVTCTYNAEKELQRTLDSVQRQTYCNIEHIIMDGGSRDRTLQLVKAYQHRNAVGESSHEIVVISEPDKGLYDAMNKSIDRATGDYLVFMNAGDTFPTADTLEYVEGCVGEGELLPGVLYGDTDIVDEMGHFLRHRRLAPPMKLTWRSFIWGMLVCHQSFYARTDIAREIHYDLHYRYSADVDWCIRIMRESSRRKLPLRNVHAVLTHFLDGGMTTQNHKASLKERFQVMRTHYGLLPTLAVHAWFVIRGAVKK; encoded by the coding sequence ATGATTAAGTTCACCGTCGTAACCTGTACGTACAATGCCGAGAAGGAGTTGCAGCGTACCCTCGACAGCGTGCAGCGCCAGACCTACTGCAACATCGAGCACATCATCATGGATGGCGGTTCTCGCGACCGCACCCTCCAGCTGGTGAAGGCATATCAGCATCGCAATGCAGTAGGCGAGAGCTCGCACGAAATCGTGGTGATATCAGAGCCCGACAAGGGACTTTATGATGCCATGAACAAGAGCATCGACCGTGCTACGGGCGATTACCTGGTGTTCATGAATGCCGGCGACACCTTTCCTACAGCCGATACGCTGGAATATGTAGAAGGCTGTGTAGGCGAAGGCGAATTACTGCCCGGCGTACTTTACGGGGATACCGATATCGTGGACGAGATGGGCCATTTCCTGCGTCATCGTCGTCTAGCCCCACCCATGAAGCTCACGTGGCGTTCGTTCATCTGGGGCATGCTGGTATGCCACCAGTCATTCTATGCCCGCACAGACATAGCCCGTGAGATTCATTACGATCTGCACTACCGATATTCGGCAGATGTAGACTGGTGCATCCGCATCATGCGGGAGTCATCTCGCCGCAAGTTGCCGTTGCGCAACGTCCATGCCGTCCTCACCCATTTTCTGGATGGTGGCATGACCACGCAGAACCACAAAGCCTCCCTGAAGGAGCGTTTTCAGGTGATGCGCACCCATTACGGTCTTCTTCCCACCCTTGCAGTTCATGCCTGGTTCGTGATAAGAGGGGCTGTAAAAAAGTAA
- a CDS encoding glycosyltransferase family 4 protein, producing MRVLIVNTSEKTGGAAVAANRLMDALNNNGVKAKMLVRDKETEDITVVSLPRSLRLQWNFLWERWCVFWHLHFSRQRLWEVDMATSGTDITRLREFQEADVIHLSWINQGMLSLKNIRKIIRSGKPVVWTMHDLWPATGICHYARGCNRYASACGNCPLLPNKGSKNDLSAKIFRRKKELYHRGAISFVTCSRWLERQAKGSGLFVGQRITNIPNPIDTHVFCPQDQAEARLRAGLPADKHIILFVSQRVTDERKGMRYFIEAIDRLVARYPEMKENTAIAILGGHSEEVNLTLPSYSLGYVSDEKQIVAIYNSADAFVLPSLEDNLPNTIMESMACGVPSIGFRVGGIPEMIDHQQNGYVANYRDTEDLASGIHWVLEEADRAALKQACLQKVAQNYSQHAVALKYIEVYNEAMAYKNYKL from the coding sequence ATGAGAGTACTCATAGTAAATACAAGTGAAAAGACAGGCGGAGCGGCAGTAGCAGCCAACCGCCTGATGGATGCCCTTAACAACAATGGCGTTAAGGCAAAGATGTTGGTACGCGACAAGGAGACTGAAGACATCACCGTGGTCAGTCTGCCCCGTTCGCTCAGGTTGCAGTGGAACTTCCTGTGGGAGCGCTGGTGCGTGTTCTGGCATCTCCATTTCTCCCGTCAGCGCCTCTGGGAGGTAGACATGGCAACATCGGGTACCGATATCACCAGGCTCCGCGAGTTTCAGGAGGCAGATGTCATCCATCTCTCCTGGATCAACCAGGGCATGCTCTCACTCAAGAACATCCGCAAAATAATCCGCAGCGGCAAACCGGTGGTATGGACTATGCACGATCTCTGGCCAGCTACCGGCATCTGCCATTATGCGCGCGGCTGCAACCGCTATGCCTCCGCCTGCGGCAACTGTCCGCTTCTCCCCAATAAAGGCAGCAAGAACGACCTCTCAGCAAAGATATTCCGCCGCAAGAAGGAACTCTACCATCGCGGCGCCATCTCCTTCGTCACCTGTAGCCGTTGGCTCGAACGGCAGGCAAAGGGCAGCGGTCTCTTCGTAGGTCAGCGCATCACCAACATCCCGAATCCGATAGATACCCACGTGTTCTGTCCTCAGGATCAGGCAGAGGCGCGTCTGCGTGCCGGTCTGCCAGCCGACAAGCATATCATCCTCTTCGTATCCCAGCGCGTAACCGACGAGCGCAAGGGCATGCGTTATTTCATCGAAGCCATCGACCGGCTGGTAGCGCGCTATCCCGAGATGAAGGAGAATACCGCCATCGCCATCCTGGGCGGCCATTCCGAGGAAGTGAACCTCACTCTGCCGTCCTATTCGCTCGGCTATGTCAGCGATGAGAAGCAGATTGTGGCAATCTACAATTCTGCCGATGCCTTTGTGCTGCCATCGCTCGAAGATAACCTCCCTAACACCATCATGGAGTCGATGGCGTGCGGCGTGCCGAGCATCGGTTTCAGGGTAGGAGGAATACCGGAGATGATAGACCATCAGCAGAACGGCTACGTGGCCAACTACCGTGATACCGAAGACCTGGCGAGCGGTATCCACTGGGTACTCGAAGAGGCCGACAGGGCGGCGCTGAAGCAGGCATGTCTGCAGAAGGTAGCACAGAACTATTCGCAGCATGCCGTAGCATTGAAATATATTGAAGTTTATAACGAGGCGATGGCCTACAAAAACTATAAGTTATGA
- a CDS encoding ATP-binding protein — MQQTNVPFKVALGYIIVAIVLILAIGLVYRNTTSVLAINQATRDYIEKRQAADSTMSSLLKEEQTNLQQLTRAMQGKSSHNYLHEKMNSLNSGEDSVVVHSKAPKTHVAKNTTVEVMKTCKGFFRRLADAFKKEHAETLSIRRDSNQAVTDTLSTPVNLAGNVADILEQIDRKEKQSTRDNHEAINREVRDLQITNARLALRSSQQLNDIHQRERQAMQQAINQAMQARQNLLWQIGLLAIVAITAAVILVYYIYRDTQKERIYRENLEEANEEIRRIMNQRERLLLTITHDIKAPAASISGFINLMKDYVDNPQGISCLNSIKGSATHLSRLVAALLDYHQLENGLMKLNPVDFSPADMFRQCAGEMQILSQEKGLELHLELDGISSPQTYYRADAFRIRQILNNLVSNAIKYTDKGSVTIQAAISPQHLLTFSVRDTGKGMTTEERQKVFQAFTRLKSAQGIEGTGLGLNITQELVNLLQGTLRLESVKDKGSTFTVTIPLALGTAPAVEEAEEQKPITPVKLHFENHKILLLDDDPLQLRLLQEMLKKLVGDSWQVFACLHVAEALTVLHNEHPALMMMDIEMPEMNGIRMIQHINHSHMKVVAMTAHDASIIRELKEAGFDDCLFKPFSTEKLKEILGLEDAASETEDIAEKTSSEAEDIAEKNNKNSRFAALLAFAEGDPEAEAEILSTVKQELSSHLQNLQQATEGGLSIEAISKTAHKLLPIATMIEMETRQHIAALAPEHISDLSESQIRAYTQAIIADLKGLLKVKR; from the coding sequence ATGCAGCAAACAAACGTTCCTTTCAAGGTAGCCCTGGGTTACATCATCGTCGCCATCGTACTGATTCTGGCGATAGGGCTGGTATATCGCAACACCACGTCCGTGCTCGCTATCAACCAGGCAACCCGCGACTATATCGAAAAGCGCCAGGCAGCCGACAGCACCATGTCCAGCCTGCTCAAGGAGGAACAGACCAATCTGCAGCAGCTTACCCGCGCCATGCAGGGCAAGTCATCCCACAACTATCTGCACGAGAAGATGAACAGCCTCAACAGTGGCGAAGATTCCGTTGTCGTGCATTCCAAGGCACCCAAGACCCATGTGGCAAAGAACACCACCGTAGAGGTGATGAAAACCTGCAAGGGCTTCTTCCGCCGCCTTGCCGATGCCTTCAAGAAGGAACATGCCGAAACGCTCAGCATCAGACGCGACAGCAACCAGGCTGTCACCGATACCCTCTCTACCCCGGTCAACTTAGCCGGAAACGTAGCCGATATCCTGGAACAGATTGACCGCAAGGAGAAGCAGTCTACGCGCGATAACCACGAGGCCATCAACCGCGAGGTGAGAGACCTGCAGATAACCAATGCCCGCCTCGCCCTGCGCTCCTCCCAGCAGCTCAACGATATTCACCAGCGCGAACGTCAGGCGATGCAGCAGGCTATCAACCAGGCGATGCAGGCGCGCCAGAATCTGCTCTGGCAGATAGGTCTGCTTGCCATCGTAGCCATCACAGCCGCCGTCATCCTCGTCTATTACATCTACCGCGATACGCAGAAGGAACGCATCTACCGCGAGAATCTCGAAGAGGCTAACGAGGAAATCAGACGCATCATGAACCAGCGCGAACGCCTGCTCCTCACCATCACCCACGACATCAAGGCTCCGGCTGCCAGCATCTCGGGCTTCATCAACCTGATGAAGGATTATGTCGACAACCCGCAAGGCATCTCCTGTCTCAACAGCATCAAGGGTTCTGCCACCCATCTCTCCCGGCTCGTTGCCGCCCTGCTCGATTATCACCAGTTGGAAAACGGACTGATGAAGCTGAACCCTGTAGATTTCTCGCCTGCCGACATGTTCCGCCAGTGTGCCGGAGAGATGCAGATCCTGAGCCAGGAGAAGGGACTGGAACTGCATCTGGAGCTCGATGGCATCAGCAGTCCGCAGACCTACTACCGTGCCGATGCCTTCCGTATCCGTCAGATACTCAACAACCTGGTGAGCAATGCCATCAAGTATACCGATAAGGGCAGCGTCACCATCCAGGCAGCCATCAGTCCCCAGCACCTTCTTACCTTCTCGGTAAGGGATACCGGCAAGGGCATGACCACCGAAGAGCGCCAGAAGGTGTTCCAGGCGTTCACCCGTCTGAAGAGTGCCCAGGGCATCGAGGGCACCGGTCTCGGACTGAACATCACCCAGGAACTGGTCAATCTGCTCCAGGGCACCCTGCGTCTGGAATCCGTCAAGGACAAGGGCAGCACCTTCACCGTCACCATTCCGCTTGCCTTAGGTACCGCTCCTGCAGTAGAAGAGGCAGAAGAGCAGAAGCCGATCACCCCAGTCAAGCTCCATTTCGAAAATCACAAGATACTGCTGCTCGATGACGACCCGTTGCAGCTCCGTCTGCTTCAGGAGATGCTGAAGAAGCTGGTAGGCGACAGTTGGCAAGTCTTTGCCTGTCTGCATGTAGCCGAGGCGCTCACCGTGCTCCACAACGAGCATCCTGCGCTGATGATGATGGATATCGAAATGCCCGAGATGAACGGCATCAGGATGATTCAGCACATCAACCACAGCCACATGAAGGTAGTAGCAATGACCGCCCACGATGCCAGCATCATCAGAGAGTTGAAAGAAGCCGGTTTCGACGATTGCCTCTTCAAGCCGTTCAGCACAGAGAAGCTGAAAGAAATCCTCGGTTTGGAGGATGCAGCATCAGAAACAGAGGATATTGCAGAGAAAACATCATCAGAAGCAGAGGATATAGCAGAGAAAAACAATAAGAATTCCCGCTTTGCAGCCCTCCTGGCCTTTGCAGAAGGCGATCCGGAGGCAGAAGCCGAGATACTCAGCACCGTCAAGCAGGAGTTGTCATCCCATCTCCAGAACCTCCAGCAGGCAACAGAAGGCGGGTTATCAATAGAAGCCATCAGCAAGACAGCCCACAAGCTCCTCCCTATCGCCACGATGATAGAGATGGAGACCCGCCAGCACATCGCCGCCCTCGCTCCCGAGCATATCAGCGATCTGTCAGAGTCTCAGATAAGAGCCTACACCCAGGCCATCATCGCCGACCTGAAGGGGCTTTTAAAGGTAAAAAGGTAA
- the ispF gene encoding 2-C-methyl-D-erythritol 2,4-cyclodiphosphate synthase: MNIRVGFGYDVHKLVENRDLWLGGIKIDYELGLLGHSDADVLIHAICDALLGAANMRDIGYHFPDTAAETLNVDSKILLRKTMELIATKGYTLGNIDATVCAERPKLNPHVPAMKACLAEVMGVDEDQISIKATTTEKLGFTGRMEGISAYATVLIQKG, from the coding sequence ATGAATATACGTGTAGGATTTGGATATGATGTCCACAAGCTGGTGGAGAACCGCGACTTGTGGCTGGGAGGAATCAAGATAGATTATGAACTGGGATTGCTGGGCCACAGCGATGCCGATGTGCTGATACATGCCATTTGCGATGCCCTGCTGGGCGCTGCCAACATGCGTGATATCGGATATCATTTCCCGGATACGGCAGCAGAGACACTGAATGTGGATTCTAAGATTCTGCTCCGCAAAACGATGGAACTGATAGCTACCAAGGGCTATACACTGGGCAATATCGATGCCACAGTCTGTGCCGAACGCCCTAAACTCAACCCGCATGTGCCAGCCATGAAAGCCTGTCTGGCAGAGGTAATGGGGGTAGACGAAGACCAGATATCCATCAAGGCAACAACCACCGAGAAACTCGGATTCACGGGCAGAATGGAGGGCATCTCCGCCTATGCCACCGTTCTTATCCAGAAAGGATAG
- a CDS encoding sigma-54-dependent transcriptional regulator, translated as MKRILIVEDDLAFGTMIQTWLKKKGFDVERVTSVGAAIKAMGAGDAFHLVLSDLRLPDHDGLVLLQHIRKSDAHLPFIVMTSYAEVQNAVCAMKSGATDYVAKPFHPEILLEKIREAIQSAASAVSAPQRAESAAMQDAPQEEQQGAEVPRYLKGESEASKQLYEFVSLVAPTPMSVLILGASGTGKEYVARSIHEQSLRKDKPFYAIDCGAIPKEVAASEFFGYKKGAFTGAEQDKKGAFEIANGGTVFLDEMGNLNYEVQVQLLRALQERKIRPLGSTQEINVDIRLICATNENLAQAVAEGKFREDLYHRINEFTIYMPALKDRGADIFLFANLFIKHANQELGKNVLGLDAKASEIIASYDWPGNLRELNNVMKRATLLTRGKYIGAQELEKTMAQTSTARPINMQLHSEQSEQESIAAALRATHGNKSKAAQLLAIDRKTLYNKMKKYGME; from the coding sequence ATGAAGAGGATATTGATTGTTGAAGACGATTTGGCATTCGGAACCATGATACAGACTTGGCTCAAAAAGAAAGGATTCGATGTGGAAAGGGTAACATCTGTAGGCGCTGCCATCAAAGCGATGGGAGCCGGCGATGCATTCCATCTGGTTCTTTCCGACCTGCGCCTGCCCGACCATGACGGACTGGTATTGCTCCAGCATATCAGAAAGTCCGATGCCCACCTGCCTTTTATCGTAATGACTAGCTATGCAGAGGTTCAGAATGCCGTATGTGCCATGAAATCGGGTGCTACCGATTACGTGGCTAAACCCTTCCATCCCGAAATCCTCTTAGAGAAAATCCGTGAGGCTATCCAGTCGGCTGCTTCAGCGGTTTCTGCCCCTCAGCGTGCGGAATCTGCCGCCATGCAGGATGCGCCCCAAGAAGAGCAGCAGGGCGCGGAGGTGCCTAGATATCTAAAAGGTGAAAGCGAGGCTTCCAAACAACTCTACGAGTTCGTTTCGCTCGTTGCCCCAACCCCGATGTCAGTGCTCATTCTCGGAGCCAGCGGCACCGGAAAGGAATATGTGGCGCGCAGCATCCACGAACAGAGTCTGCGCAAGGACAAGCCTTTCTATGCCATCGACTGCGGCGCCATTCCTAAGGAGGTGGCGGCATCTGAATTCTTCGGATATAAGAAGGGTGCCTTTACCGGAGCCGAACAGGATAAGAAGGGCGCCTTCGAGATAGCTAACGGCGGAACGGTTTTCCTCGATGAGATGGGAAACCTCAACTACGAAGTACAGGTGCAGCTCCTCAGAGCCTTGCAGGAGAGAAAAATCCGTCCGCTGGGCAGCACGCAGGAGATTAATGTGGATATCCGACTCATCTGTGCCACCAACGAGAATCTGGCGCAGGCGGTAGCCGAAGGCAAGTTCAGAGAGGACCTCTATCACCGCATCAACGAGTTTACCATCTACATGCCTGCCCTCAAGGACAGAGGTGCCGACATCTTCCTCTTTGCCAACCTCTTCATCAAGCACGCCAACCAGGAACTGGGCAAGAATGTGCTCGGACTGGATGCCAAAGCCTCCGAAATCATTGCCTCATACGACTGGCCGGGCAACCTGCGCGAACTGAACAATGTGATGAAGCGCGCCACCCTGCTCACCCGTGGCAAGTATATCGGTGCCCAGGAACTGGAGAAGACGATGGCACAGACCTCCACAGCCCGACCAATCAATATGCAGCTGCACAGCGAACAGTCGGAACAGGAAAGCATCGCCGCTGCCCTGAGAGCCACCCACGGCAACAAGAGCAAGGCTGCCCAACTGCTTGCCATCGACCGCAAGACTCTCTACAACAAAATGAAGAAATACGGCATGGAGTAA